In Onychostoma macrolepis isolate SWU-2019 chromosome 12, ASM1243209v1, whole genome shotgun sequence, a single window of DNA contains:
- the sncgb gene encoding synuclein, gamma b (breast cancer-specific protein 1) isoform X1: MDVLMKGFSMAKEGVVAAAEKTKAGVEEAALRTKEGVMYVGNKTKEGVVSGVNTVAQRTTDQANIVGETAVGSASEVGQKSVEGLENVAASTGLNPDEALYEGDFSHGGMEGGDGGEGY, from the exons ATGGATGTTCTAATGAAAGGATTCTCCATGGCCAAAGAAGGAGTGGTGGCCGCCGCTGAGAAAACTAAAGCTGGAGTTGAAGAGGCAGCTCTCAGGACCAAAGAAGGGGTCATGTATGTGG GTAACAAGACAAAGGAGGGAGTGGTGTCAGGCGTAAACACAG TTGCCCAGAGGACCACCGACCAGGCGAATATTGTCGGTGAAACAGCGGTAGGCAGCGCTAGTGAAGTCGGACAGAAGTCAGTAGAGGGGCTGGAGAATGTGGCTGCATCAACCGGCCTCAACCCG GATGAGGCTTTATATGAG GGTGACTTCTCTCATGGTGGCATGGAAGGAGGAGACGGTGGAgag GGTTATTAG
- the sncgb gene encoding synuclein, gamma b (breast cancer-specific protein 1) isoform X2, with the protein MDVLMKGFSMAKEGVVAAAEKTKAGVEEAALRTKEGVMYVGNKTKEGVVSGVNTVAQRTTDQANIVGETAVGSASEVGQKSVEGLENVAASTGLNPGDFSHGGMEGGDGGEGY; encoded by the exons ATGGATGTTCTAATGAAAGGATTCTCCATGGCCAAAGAAGGAGTGGTGGCCGCCGCTGAGAAAACTAAAGCTGGAGTTGAAGAGGCAGCTCTCAGGACCAAAGAAGGGGTCATGTATGTGG GTAACAAGACAAAGGAGGGAGTGGTGTCAGGCGTAAACACAG TTGCCCAGAGGACCACCGACCAGGCGAATATTGTCGGTGAAACAGCGGTAGGCAGCGCTAGTGAAGTCGGACAGAAGTCAGTAGAGGGGCTGGAGAATGTGGCTGCATCAACCGGCCTCAACCCG GGTGACTTCTCTCATGGTGGCATGGAAGGAGGAGACGGTGGAgag GGTTATTAG